One Silene latifolia isolate original U9 population chromosome 4, ASM4854445v1, whole genome shotgun sequence DNA segment encodes these proteins:
- the LOC141653490 gene encoding uncharacterized protein LOC141653490: protein MESRKCSSLTFVSTPKFLLLFVYVFNVNYVISQSYGEKSTSKTIPSNMINPTPKINPTSFAEPPTSKIVPSYEQPSLETIQTSNVKQPIMTTPTFKVNQIPDNNVPTSIVYQNLETTPFTEIPTPKTISTTSVNPSPIVIPNTQSSTTKRVPETTTNPPPGTIPKSTINPSLTVIPNTEYPTQISVQTTIANPTFGTTIQTSTINPSPNVIPNTEYPTPGTVPTSTIYPSPTVIPNTGYPTPINVPTTTTNYPTPGTIPTYTVNPSPTVVIPNTGYQTPINIPTTTTNPTLGAIPTSIVNPSPTVIPNTQYPTPQTVPTSIVNPTPNTIPTPNFYPSPTVVPSSNVYPSPTVVPTSTVQPTPVTVQTPTKKGLIPKILSIVKPTTKPVPTSPVVVPRTCSIDSIKLGVCVDLLGGILQVKMGDIVLSDHPCCPLMQGLLELEASICICTIIKATILGTTSLNIPLHLFLNTCRMQPLHNFDCV from the coding sequence ATGGAGTCAAGGAAGTGTTCATCACTTACTTTTGTTTCCACTCCAAAATTCCTCTTACTATTTGTCTATGTTTTTAACGTTAACTATGTCATTTCACAATCTTATGGTGAGAAATCAACTTCCAAGACTATTCCGTCTAACATGATTAATCCGACCCCCAAAATCAACCCGACTTCTTTTGCCGAACCACCAACCTCTAAGATTGTACCATCTTATGAGCAACCAAGTCTCGAAACCATCCAAACTTCTAACGTTAAACAACCTATTATGACAACACCAACTTTCAAGGTTAATCAAATCCCCGACAACAACGTCCCAACTTCTATCGTTTATCAAAACCTTGAAACCACCCCATTTACCGAGATTCCAACTCCGAAAACAATTTCAACTACAAGCGTTAATCCGAGTCCTATAGTCATTCCAAATACGCAATCTTCAACTACGAAAAGAGTTCCAGAGACCACAACTAACCCACCTCCTGGAACGATTCCAAAATCTACCATAAATCCAAGTCTTACCGTCATACCAAACACTGAATATCCAACTCAGATATCAGTCCAAACGACCATAGCTAACCCAACTTTTGGAACAACGATTCAAACATCTACTATAAATCCGAGTCCTAACGTCATTCCAAACACTGAATATCCAACTCCCGGTACCGTTCCAACTTCTACCATATATCCGAGTCCTACAGTCATCCCCAATACTGGATACCCAACTCCGATCAATGTTCCAACGACCACAACTAATTACCCAACTCCTGGAACGATTCCAACTTATACCGTAAATCCAAGTCCTACAGTAGTGATCCCAAATACTGGATACCAAACTCCGATAAATATTCCAACCACCACAACTAACCCAACTCTTGGAGCGATTCCTACTTCTATCGTAAATCCAAGTCCTACAGTCATCCCAAATACCCAATATCCAACACCGCAAACAGTCCCAACTTCTATAGTCAATCCTACTCCCAATACGATTCCAACCCCAAACTTTTATCCAAGTCCAACTGTCGTCCCAAGTTCTAATGTTTATCCAAGTCCGACTGTCGTCCCAACTTCCACCGTTCAACCAACTCCAGTAACTGTCCAGACTCCCACCAAGAAAGGGTTGATCCCCAAAATTCTATCAATTGTAAAACCAACTACGAAACCAGTCCCAACTTCTCCAGTGGTCGTACCTAGAACATGTTCCATAGATAGCATAAAGTTGGGGGTTTGCGTCGATCTTCTTGGAGGAATACTTCAGGTTAAGATGGGTGATATCGTATTATCAGATCACCCTTGTTGCCCACTTATGCAAGGCCTTCTTGAACTCGAAGCTTCGATTTGTATTTGCACTATTATTAAGGCTACTATTTTAGGTACAACTTCTCTCAACATTCCCCTTCACTTATTTCTTAACACTTGCAGAATGCAACCCCTACATAATTTCGACTGtgtttaa
- the LOC141653491 gene encoding NADH dehydrogenase [ubiquinone] 1 beta subcomplex subunit 8, mitochondrial-like yields MAGKLTKVASSILGGNGVVLRSVGSSLRQRAGMGLPVGKHIVPDKPLHTNDELTWDNGTPFPEPCIDRIAETVGKYEALAWLCGGLSCFAAIGLAAVWNDKASKNPFAPKVYPYDNLRVELGGDP; encoded by the exons ATGGCAGGTAAATTGACGAAAGTAGCCTCATCAATCCTAGGCGGAAACGGCGTCGTTTTACGCTCCGTCGGATCCTCCCTCCGTCAACGGGCCGGCATGGGCCTCCCTGTCGGCAAACACATCGTCCCTGACAAACCT CTTCATACGAACGATGAGCTGACATGGGACAACGGAACCCCGTTCCCCGAACCTTGTATCGATCGAATCGCCGAAACTGTTGGAAAG TATGAAGCATTGGCTTGGTTGTGTGGAGGACTGAGTTGTTTTGCGGCGATTGGATTGGCTGCTGTTTGGAATGATAAGGCGTCTAAAAATCCCTTT GCGCCAAAGGTCTATCCATATGACAATTTGAGAGTAGAGCTCGGTGGAGATCCATAA